The genomic segment GAGTTCCACACTCAGGCGGCGGGGGTGAGCACACAGGCGCCGTCAGGCGGAGAGGGTGCTGAACCGGCGTCGGTAGGCCGTGGGGGTCAGGCCGGTTCGTCGGCGGATCTGGGTGCGCAGGTTCGACGCGGTGCCGAGGCCGCTTGCGCGGGCGACCAGTTCCAGTCGTTGCTCTCCGCGTTCGATGAGGCGGCAGGCGAGCGAGACGCGTTCGGCGGTCAGCCAGGCCAGCGGGGTGGTGCCGAGTTCCGCGCGGAACCAGCGGTGCAGCGTCGCCGGGCTGACGGCGGCGGAGGTGGCCAGGTCGCCGATGGTCAACGGCTGGTCCAGCCGCTCCTGTGCCCAGGCGAGCACCGGCGCGAGCGACGCGTCCGGGATTTCCGGCACCGGGCGTTCGATGAACTGCCGTTGCCCGCCGTCGCGGTGGGCGGCGAACACCAGGCGGCGGCTGACCGCGTTCGCGACCTCGGCGCCGTGGTCCTGCCGGATCACGTACAACCCCAGGTCGAGCGCGGCGGCGCTCCCGGCGGCCGTGAGCACGTTGCCGTCGTGCACGAAGAGGACGTCCGGCACCAGGTCCACCTCGGAGAACCGCGAGGTGAACACCGAGGCCCACCGCCAGTGCGTCACGGCACGCCGTCCGTCGAGCA from the Amycolatopsis magusensis genome contains:
- a CDS encoding helix-turn-helix domain-containing protein yields the protein MSRESSHRVVAIVDDGSNPFELGVATELFGLRRPELDRPWYEFALCAAEPSIRMHEGFFTLSGVRGLEAVDEADTVIVPNRPDPESTPDPRVLDAIRRAERRGARLMSFCTGTFTLAAAGVLDGRRAVTHWRWASVFTSRFSEVDLVPDVLFVHDGNVLTAAGSAAALDLGLYVIRQDHGAEVANAVSRRLVFAAHRDGGQRQFIERPVPEIPDASLAPVLAWAQERLDQPLTIGDLATSAAVSPATLHRWFRAELGTTPLAWLTAERVSLACRLIERGEQRLELVARASGLGTASNLRTQIRRRTGLTPTAYRRRFSTLSA